Proteins from a single region of Littorina saxatilis isolate snail1 unplaced genomic scaffold, US_GU_Lsax_2.0 scaffold_534, whole genome shotgun sequence:
- the LOC138957550 gene encoding uncharacterized protein: MHIKELFYFIWIVFFQASSADDPPKPHFPDCIQWPDVITPRDVIACTCHTDPIDVQLDPSWHWFDPDGKDILNESNSHNCPLPSRLISKDQSGKPFYCVLYLDSDNVSISKPYYPNLAYGPDFANISSVFTYVPKDGSNMTLTCSASKVNPGAKFEWQGQPKGSLVLPGCHCGSDMFCQTLSFQPGTTKDGDVIRCRSVNSAFNSSVADAQYILRFATTKQQMVPLKHFVAAVVTLTLLLLTSLIVMTMHVWAVRKGYRLTCPWFEGTQQAERERLLEPSADNYDSISSAGPMRLRPENPSLQSSDFEEE, encoded by the exons CATCTAGTGCTGACGATCCGCCGAAACCACATTTTCCAGACTGCATACAATGGCCTGACGTCATTACGCCACGTGACGTCATTGCCTGCACGTGCCACACTGATCCAATCGACGTACAGCTTGACCCGTCTTGGCACTGGTTTGACCCCGATGGTAAAGACATACTCAACGAGTCTAACAGCCACAATTGTCCTCTGCCTAGCCGGTTGATTTCCAAGGACCAGAGTGGGAAGCCGTTTTACTGTGTACTATACTTGGACAGTGACAACGTCTCCATCTCTAAGCCGTATTATCCTAACCTTGCAT ACGGGCCAGATTTTGCCAACATTTCCAGCGTTTTCACTTACGTACCCAAAGATGGCTCAAATATGACCTTGACCTGTTCAGCATCCAAGGTTAATCCAGGTGCCAAGTTTGAGTGGCAAGGTCAACCTAAGGGCTCTCTTGTGTTACCTGGATGTCACTGTGGCAGCGACATGTTTTGTCAGACCTTGTCCTTCCAACCGGGCACAACCAAAGATGGTGACGTCATCCGATGCAGATCGGTCAATTCAGCTTTCAATTCGTCTGTTGCTGACGCTCAATACATCCTACGTTTTGCTA CCACAAAACAGCAAATGGTTCCACTGAAACACTTTGTCGCCGCTGTGGTAACCTTGACCTTGCTACTGCTGACGTCATTGATCGTAATGACGATGCATGTCTGGGCTGTTCGCAAAGGATATAGGCTTACATGTCCCTGGTTTGAGG GCACACAACAGGCGGAGAGGGAACGGTTACTTGAGCCTTCAGCCGACAATTATGACTCCATCTCGTCTGCTGGCCCCATGCGTCTTCGTCCTGAAAACCCCAGCTTGCAATCCAGTGACTTTGAAGAGGAATAG